A genomic stretch from Oreochromis aureus strain Israel breed Guangdong linkage group 17, ZZ_aureus, whole genome shotgun sequence includes:
- the atp23 gene encoding mitochondrial inner membrane protease ATP23 homolog, translating to MDQTKQEEEYGYDLFPERKPGEHKKTSIAESLFTFNHKCQVMLQFAVETSPYAKLLLSAMKSSGCKVFKDRHFSCEDCDGTVSGGFDAASSQIVLCQNNIHQQSHMNRVVTHELIHAFDHCRAHVDWFNNFRHLACSEIRAANLSGDCSFTNEVARFNFGLKRHHQECVRGRALRSILAVRKISRAEAEKIVDEVFDSCFNDHAPFGRIPHSKRDAKFAYRDYMNRDRYYANL from the exons ATGGACCAGACTAAACAAGAGGAGGAATATGGATACGACTTATTCCCGGAGAGAAAACCGGGAGAGCACAAAAAGACCTCAATCGCAGAGAGCCTGTTCACTTTCAACCACAAGTGTCAGGTCATGTTACAGTTCGCAGTGGAAACCA GTCCTTACGCCAAACTCCTCCTCAGTGCCATGAAGAGTTCAGGATG TAAAGTGTTTAAAGATCGGCACTTTTCCTGTGAGGACTGTGACGGGACGGTCAGCGGTGGATTTGACGCGGCCTCGTCTCAG atcGTTTTGTGTCAGAACAACATCCACCAGCAGTCCCACATGAACCGAGTAGTCACGCATGAGCTCATACATGCCTTTGACCACTGCCGGGCCCATGTGGACTGGTTCAATAACTTCAGACATCTGGCCTGTTCAGAG ATCCGGGCAGCTAACCTGAGCGGAGACTGCTCCTTCACCAACGAAGTTGCTAGATTCAACTTCGGCTTAAAGCGGCATCATCAG GAGTGCGTCCGAGGCCGCGCCCTTCGCTCCATCCTGGCCGTGAGGAAAATTAGCCGAGCCGAGGCAGAGAAAATAGTCGACGAGGTCTTCGACTCATGTTTCAACGACCATGCGCCGTTCGGACGGATCCCGCACAGCAAGAGAGACGCCAAGTTTGCGTACAGAGATTACATGAACAGGGACCGATATTATGCAAACCTTTAG
- the rpap3 gene encoding RNA polymerase II-associated protein 3 isoform X1 codes for MQSPEPAGRDMSVGNKAAELQLQMRQNVEELHSFVRELENWEADIKRKDEELRTGVVQEVQKKLPPVRNKDYRAKKREKKKNKKEEEVTGDGDTKTEEAKQASRIKSFDYQSWDKFDVEKVLEEMDKEEDCPVESNESDSEEAPVDPEKAQAEKEKGNKFFKDGKYDDAIECYTRGMAADPYNPVLPTNRATSFFRLKKYAVAESDCNLAIALDSKYFKAYARRGAARFALKKYEPALEDYEMVLKLEPDNTEAQNEIKKIREALGHQAAAITSKAAEPLEAPAVDPDQQRRIEEQQRRQEAVFQKDRGNAYFKEGKYEAAVECYTRGMEADHMNVLLPANRAMAYLKLEKFKEAEEDCSKAIFLDSTYSKAFARRGTARVALGKLEEARQDFQQLLKLEPGNKQALNELQKLQMDTGSSGRLQTVNSSQMRTVQPVDKPTHLRSTKPLRRIDIEEISGKVVVPEVESDAYKPLVQEVVKEVEEGSSPLSTSPSAKMIKIEELSDFPSQASEKQPKQPEQAGTVHPPEPSTEPSSTGTDLPPPPTNSFQLEADLRRIGNQPETVYRYLKQIKSEAYAKIFQNSLEPDILNLILRTLRDFYIKNEEPAVILENLRSLASVRRFDMAVMFMSSPEKKVLKELFDFLHQADLDRSSITALQKKYGV; via the exons ATGCAGTCCCCCGAACCGGCAG GGAGGGACATGTCCGTGGGAAACAAAGCCGCCGAGTTACAGCTTCAGATGCGGCAAAATGTGGAGGAGCTGCACAGCTTCGTGAGAGAGCTGGAGAACTGGGAGGCGGACATCAAGAGGAAGGATGAGGAGCTGAGGACGGGGGTGGTTCAGGAGGTTCAG AAAAAACTCCCTCCAGTGAGGAACAAGGACTACAGAGCCaagaagagggagaaaaagaaaaacaagaaggaggaggaggttaCTGGAGATGGTGACACAAAAACAGAGGAGGCCAAACAGGCTTCGAGAATAAAATCATTCGACTATCAATCCTGGGACAAGTTTGATGTG GAAAAGGTTCTGGAAGAAATGGACAAGGAGGAAGATTGTCCTGTAGAGTCCAACGAGTCAGACTCAGAGGAAGCTCCAGTCGATCCGGAGAAAGCGCAGGCCGAGAAGGAAAAG GGTAACAAATTCTTTAAAGATGGGAAGTACGATGACGCGATTGAATGTTACACGAGAGGAATGGCTGCCGATCCTTACAACCCCGTGCTTCCCACAAACAGAGCTACGTCATTCTTCAGGCTCAAAAA ataCGCTGTGGCTGAGTCCGACTGCAACCTGGCAATTGCTCTTGACAGCAAGTACTTCAAAGCGTACGCGCGGAGAGGTGCAGCTCGGTTTGCACTGAAGAAGTATGAACCTGCATTGGAAG ATTACGAGATGGTTCTCAAGCTCGAGCCTGACAACACGGAAGCACagaatgaaataaagaaaatcagAGAG GCCCTTGGACATCAGGCGGCTGCCATCACAAGCAAAGCTGCAGAGCCCCTGGAGGCCCCTGCAGTCGATCCTGATCAACAGAGACGGAtagaggagcagcagaggagacaGGAGGCGGTTTTCCAGAAGGACAGA GGGAATGCCTACTTCAAAGAAGGGAAGTATGAAGCAGCTGTAGAGTGCTACACCCGAGGCATGGAGGCAGACCACATGAACGTCCTGCTGCCCGCCAACAGAGCCATGGCTTATCTCAAGCTGGAGAA GTTTAAGGAGGCGGAGGAGGACTGCAGTAAAGCCATTTTCCTAGACAGTACTTACTCCAAGGCTTTCGCCCGGAGAGGCACAGCCAGAGTTGCACTAGGAAAGCTGGAAGAGGCCAGACAAg attttcagcagctgttgaaactGGAACCTGGAAACAAGCAAGCCCTTAACGAACTCCAGAAACTGCAGATG GACACAGGCTCCAGTGGCCGTCTGCAGACAGTGAACAGCTCACAGATGAGAACAGTCCAACCAGTAGATAAACCAACACACCTTCGCTCAACC aaaCCTCTGAGGAGGATAGACATCGAGGAAATCAGCGGAAAGGTTGTGGTGCCTGAGGTGGAATCAGATGCATACAAGCCCTTGGTGCAGGAAGTGGTGAAGGAAGTAGAGGAGGGGTCTTCTCCCCTGTCTACATCCCCCAGCGCCAAGATGATCAAAATCGAGGAGCTGTCAGACTTCCCCTCACAGGCATCAGAAAA ACAGCCCAAACAACCAGAGCAGGCAGGAACCGTTCATCCTCCTGAACCATCAACCGAACCTTCCTCAACAGGAACAGACCTGCCTCCTCCACCCACCAACAGCTTCCAGCTGGAGGCGGACCTCCGCAGGATTGGAAACCAGCCCGAAACTGTTTACAGATATCTGAAG CAAATCAAATCTGAGGCTTACGCCAAGATTTTCCAAAACTCCCTTGAACCTGATATCCTCAATCTTATCCTGAGGACTCTACGTGACTTCTACATcaa GAATGAAGAGCCGGCCGTCATACTGGAGAATCTCAGGAGTCTTGCAAGCGTGAGGCGCTTCGATATGGCTGTTATGTTCATGTCATCACCAGAGAAGAAAG tgCTCAAAGAACTGTTTGACTTTCTTCACCAAGCCGACCTGGACAGATCGTCTATCACGGCTTTGCAGAAGAAGTATGGCGTCTAA
- the rpap3 gene encoding RNA polymerase II-associated protein 3 isoform X2, which yields MSVGNKAAELQLQMRQNVEELHSFVRELENWEADIKRKDEELRTGVVQEVQKKLPPVRNKDYRAKKREKKKNKKEEEVTGDGDTKTEEAKQASRIKSFDYQSWDKFDVEKVLEEMDKEEDCPVESNESDSEEAPVDPEKAQAEKEKGNKFFKDGKYDDAIECYTRGMAADPYNPVLPTNRATSFFRLKKYAVAESDCNLAIALDSKYFKAYARRGAARFALKKYEPALEDYEMVLKLEPDNTEAQNEIKKIREALGHQAAAITSKAAEPLEAPAVDPDQQRRIEEQQRRQEAVFQKDRGNAYFKEGKYEAAVECYTRGMEADHMNVLLPANRAMAYLKLEKFKEAEEDCSKAIFLDSTYSKAFARRGTARVALGKLEEARQDFQQLLKLEPGNKQALNELQKLQMDTGSSGRLQTVNSSQMRTVQPVDKPTHLRSTKPLRRIDIEEISGKVVVPEVESDAYKPLVQEVVKEVEEGSSPLSTSPSAKMIKIEELSDFPSQASEKQPKQPEQAGTVHPPEPSTEPSSTGTDLPPPPTNSFQLEADLRRIGNQPETVYRYLKQIKSEAYAKIFQNSLEPDILNLILRTLRDFYIKNEEPAVILENLRSLASVRRFDMAVMFMSSPEKKVLKELFDFLHQADLDRSSITALQKKYGV from the exons ATGTCCGTGGGAAACAAAGCCGCCGAGTTACAGCTTCAGATGCGGCAAAATGTGGAGGAGCTGCACAGCTTCGTGAGAGAGCTGGAGAACTGGGAGGCGGACATCAAGAGGAAGGATGAGGAGCTGAGGACGGGGGTGGTTCAGGAGGTTCAG AAAAAACTCCCTCCAGTGAGGAACAAGGACTACAGAGCCaagaagagggagaaaaagaaaaacaagaaggaggaggaggttaCTGGAGATGGTGACACAAAAACAGAGGAGGCCAAACAGGCTTCGAGAATAAAATCATTCGACTATCAATCCTGGGACAAGTTTGATGTG GAAAAGGTTCTGGAAGAAATGGACAAGGAGGAAGATTGTCCTGTAGAGTCCAACGAGTCAGACTCAGAGGAAGCTCCAGTCGATCCGGAGAAAGCGCAGGCCGAGAAGGAAAAG GGTAACAAATTCTTTAAAGATGGGAAGTACGATGACGCGATTGAATGTTACACGAGAGGAATGGCTGCCGATCCTTACAACCCCGTGCTTCCCACAAACAGAGCTACGTCATTCTTCAGGCTCAAAAA ataCGCTGTGGCTGAGTCCGACTGCAACCTGGCAATTGCTCTTGACAGCAAGTACTTCAAAGCGTACGCGCGGAGAGGTGCAGCTCGGTTTGCACTGAAGAAGTATGAACCTGCATTGGAAG ATTACGAGATGGTTCTCAAGCTCGAGCCTGACAACACGGAAGCACagaatgaaataaagaaaatcagAGAG GCCCTTGGACATCAGGCGGCTGCCATCACAAGCAAAGCTGCAGAGCCCCTGGAGGCCCCTGCAGTCGATCCTGATCAACAGAGACGGAtagaggagcagcagaggagacaGGAGGCGGTTTTCCAGAAGGACAGA GGGAATGCCTACTTCAAAGAAGGGAAGTATGAAGCAGCTGTAGAGTGCTACACCCGAGGCATGGAGGCAGACCACATGAACGTCCTGCTGCCCGCCAACAGAGCCATGGCTTATCTCAAGCTGGAGAA GTTTAAGGAGGCGGAGGAGGACTGCAGTAAAGCCATTTTCCTAGACAGTACTTACTCCAAGGCTTTCGCCCGGAGAGGCACAGCCAGAGTTGCACTAGGAAAGCTGGAAGAGGCCAGACAAg attttcagcagctgttgaaactGGAACCTGGAAACAAGCAAGCCCTTAACGAACTCCAGAAACTGCAGATG GACACAGGCTCCAGTGGCCGTCTGCAGACAGTGAACAGCTCACAGATGAGAACAGTCCAACCAGTAGATAAACCAACACACCTTCGCTCAACC aaaCCTCTGAGGAGGATAGACATCGAGGAAATCAGCGGAAAGGTTGTGGTGCCTGAGGTGGAATCAGATGCATACAAGCCCTTGGTGCAGGAAGTGGTGAAGGAAGTAGAGGAGGGGTCTTCTCCCCTGTCTACATCCCCCAGCGCCAAGATGATCAAAATCGAGGAGCTGTCAGACTTCCCCTCACAGGCATCAGAAAA ACAGCCCAAACAACCAGAGCAGGCAGGAACCGTTCATCCTCCTGAACCATCAACCGAACCTTCCTCAACAGGAACAGACCTGCCTCCTCCACCCACCAACAGCTTCCAGCTGGAGGCGGACCTCCGCAGGATTGGAAACCAGCCCGAAACTGTTTACAGATATCTGAAG CAAATCAAATCTGAGGCTTACGCCAAGATTTTCCAAAACTCCCTTGAACCTGATATCCTCAATCTTATCCTGAGGACTCTACGTGACTTCTACATcaa GAATGAAGAGCCGGCCGTCATACTGGAGAATCTCAGGAGTCTTGCAAGCGTGAGGCGCTTCGATATGGCTGTTATGTTCATGTCATCACCAGAGAAGAAAG tgCTCAAAGAACTGTTTGACTTTCTTCACCAAGCCGACCTGGACAGATCGTCTATCACGGCTTTGCAGAAGAAGTATGGCGTCTAA
- the LOC116323204 gene encoding uncharacterized protein LOC116323204 gives MLTGCLTALCQWTVSRRYTSASYSKMDNTYTSKPNGENTNVIRISVFLFLAGFHPVLSSDGKPSQLADSGLKPVIIGPNYVTVGVPSSIECGSSCGPCTYSMSLDGQSAVGQSNMLAFTINSWVPSLTVTCTVSDDKGLSATATKNIQVLAGPTNVSISGPSLMNPTVSHTYNCYAYCHPSCYYSWRTDKGPWIRGQGNVVSITPREMDTSKTVTCKATNNVSGLFATATQNIAVTFGPSKVQIEGPDVVEIAETYKYVCTAECHPSCRFLSSVDSQTVRGNVIEMTVDHPLKSVTLKCEAQNTASRKTVTALKTVRMKVIDRSLSTRPEETSALLLLAFGISAAFTL, from the exons ATGTTGACTGGCTGCCTGACTGCTCTGTGTCAGTGGACTGTTTCCCGGAGATACACTTCAGCTTCGTATAGTAAAATGGATAATACCTACACATCCAAACCAAACGGAGAAAACACAAATGTCATCAGAATTTCGGTGTTTCTGTTTCTGGCAG GCTTTCACCCAGTACTGTCTTCAGATGGAAAGCCCTCTCAACTGGCTGACAGTG GCTTGAAACCAGTCATTATTGGCCCAAACTATGTGACGGTGGGTGTGCCAAGCAGCATTGAGTGTGGTTCCAGTTGTGGGCCATGTACCTACTCCATGTCTCTGGATGGACAGAGCGCCGTGGGTCAAAGCAACATGCTAGCCTTTACTATTAATAGTTGGGTACCTTCTTTAACAGTGACATGTACAGTCTCAGACGACAAGGGGCTGAGTGCTACGGCAACAAAGAACATCCAGGTGTTAG CTGGACCTACCAATGTTTCCATTTCAGGCCCCAGTTTGATGAATCCCACAGTGAGCCATACCTATAATTGCTACGCGTACTGTCACCCATCCTGCTACTACAGCTGGAGGACAGATAAAGGCCCATGGATACGTGGTCAAGGAAATGTTGTTTCTATCACTCCTCGGGAGATGGACACCTCCAAAACGGTCACCTGCAAAGCCACCAATAACGTGTCTGGGCTGTTTGCCACTGCTACTCAAAACATAGCTGTGACAT TTGGACCATCAAAGGTTCAGATTGAAGGCCCAGACGTTGTAGAAATTGCGGAAACGTATAAATACGTGTGTACTGCTGAATGTCACCCGTCTTGTCGCTTCCTGTCGTCTGTGGACAGTCAGACCGTGAGGGGCAATGTGATCGAGATGACAGTGGATCATCCGCTTAAATCGGTGACTCTCAAGTGTGAAGCACAAAATACTGCCTCAAGGAAGACAGTTACAGCCCTAAAAACTGTACGGATGAAAG TGATAGACCGCAGTCTGTCCACTCGCCCTGAAGAAACTTCAGCCCTGCTGCTCCTGGCCTTCGGCATTTCTGCTGCCTTCACACTGTGA